Proteins encoded in a region of the Tautonia rosea genome:
- a CDS encoding fumarylacetoacetate hydrolase family protein, producing the protein MQLVKFLDNASEHPTVGLISGDSVRPLRGSRRIATVLHAADPAAEVHRRLPPESEAIPIASVRLLPPIDDHEIWAAGVTYIRSKVAREEESEQGGSFYDLVYSADRPELFFKATADRAVGHQAPIRVRSDTKWSVPEPELALVLDDTLRLVGLSIGNDVSARDIEGRNPLYLPQAKVYAGSCSLGPAVTLFSSLSNPSDLSITLDIHRDGSSVFSGSTSTSQLARSFTDLIHWLGLDQSFPDGVVLLTGTGIVPPDEFTLKPGDVVRITIDGLGTLENTVAAR; encoded by the coding sequence ATGCAGCTTGTGAAATTTCTCGACAACGCTTCTGAACACCCGACGGTCGGCCTGATTTCGGGCGACTCGGTCCGCCCCCTTCGCGGTTCTCGACGAATCGCCACCGTGCTGCATGCGGCCGACCCCGCCGCCGAGGTCCACCGGCGTCTCCCCCCCGAATCCGAAGCGATCCCGATCGCCTCCGTCCGCCTCCTCCCCCCGATTGACGATCACGAAATCTGGGCCGCCGGTGTGACCTATATCCGCTCGAAGGTCGCCCGCGAGGAGGAATCGGAGCAGGGGGGATCGTTCTACGATCTCGTTTACTCGGCCGATCGTCCCGAGCTGTTCTTCAAGGCCACCGCCGACCGCGCTGTCGGCCACCAGGCCCCGATTCGGGTTCGTTCGGACACGAAATGGAGCGTCCCCGAGCCCGAGCTGGCCCTCGTCCTTGACGATACCCTCCGCCTTGTCGGCCTCTCGATCGGCAACGACGTTTCCGCCCGCGACATCGAAGGACGCAATCCGCTCTATCTTCCCCAGGCCAAGGTTTACGCTGGGTCTTGCTCACTTGGCCCCGCCGTTACCCTGTTCTCCAGCCTTTCCAACCCCTCGGATCTCAGCATCACCCTCGACATTCACCGGGACGGCTCCTCCGTCTTCTCCGGCTCGACCTCGACCTCCCAGCTTGCCCGATCGTTCACCGACCTGATCCACTGGCTCGGGCTCGACCAGTCTTTTCCCGACGGCGTCGTGCTACTGACCGGCACTGGGATCGTCCCGCCGGACGAGTTCACCCTCAAGCCCGGCGACGTGGTGCGGATCACCATCGACGGCCTGGGCACGCTTGAAAACACCGTTGCCGCGCGGTGA
- a CDS encoding beta-ketoacyl-[acyl-carrier-protein] synthase family protein, whose protein sequence is MSDRIVVVGHAAVTCLGNDLDRTWQGLVAGKSGLARHPDRLDPGCYLQDIAGLVEGVGPGTAEEDPAINRLGSRFVHFGVRAARQAWLESGLEAKLDTDLPRSRVAVVVGSGLGGMDLYHAESKRAASRKSLATGPYLLPGLIANQAAGQVAQQLGLHGPSLCPANACASGGHAIVFGAMLLRSGEADVAVVGATESAFTPEIVNGFVTMKALMGRKPNDRSNDDPSQASRPFSSDRAGFLMAEGAGILVLATESAVKRLGLTPLATLLGWATNSDGFHVAQPQPDRVRQCLEAAIAHAGVHPEHIDYYNAHGTSTTINDRVETDAVRRIFGDRAATLPVSSIKGAIGHALGAAPAIEAAVCVRALREQVVPPTVNYRPDPELDLDYVPHEGRQVRLDRILSASFGFGGTNNALVFGRGTDA, encoded by the coding sequence ATGTCGGATCGAATCGTGGTGGTCGGCCACGCCGCAGTGACCTGTCTGGGGAACGACCTGGACCGGACCTGGCAGGGGCTTGTCGCCGGGAAATCCGGGTTGGCCCGGCACCCGGATCGACTCGATCCGGGCTGCTACCTGCAAGACATCGCGGGGCTGGTTGAAGGAGTCGGGCCCGGGACCGCCGAGGAAGACCCTGCGATCAACCGGCTCGGCTCTCGGTTCGTCCATTTCGGCGTGCGGGCTGCGCGGCAGGCCTGGCTCGAATCGGGGTTAGAGGCGAAGCTCGACACCGACCTTCCAAGAAGCCGAGTCGCGGTGGTCGTCGGCTCGGGCCTTGGCGGCATGGACCTCTACCACGCCGAGAGCAAGCGAGCCGCCTCCCGGAAGTCGCTGGCCACCGGGCCTTATCTTCTCCCGGGGCTGATCGCCAATCAAGCGGCCGGTCAGGTAGCCCAGCAACTCGGGCTGCACGGGCCGAGCCTCTGCCCGGCCAATGCCTGTGCCAGCGGAGGGCACGCCATCGTCTTCGGGGCGATGCTCTTGCGCTCCGGAGAGGCCGATGTGGCCGTCGTCGGCGCGACCGAGAGCGCCTTCACGCCCGAGATCGTCAACGGGTTCGTCACCATGAAGGCCCTGATGGGCCGCAAGCCGAACGACCGCAGCAACGACGATCCGTCTCAGGCCAGCCGACCCTTCAGCAGCGACCGGGCCGGGTTCCTGATGGCCGAGGGGGCGGGAATCCTCGTCCTGGCGACCGAATCGGCCGTGAAGCGATTGGGGCTGACGCCGCTGGCGACCTTGCTGGGGTGGGCGACCAATTCCGACGGCTTCCACGTCGCGCAGCCGCAACCGGACCGGGTCCGGCAGTGCCTGGAAGCGGCAATCGCTCATGCCGGGGTTCACCCGGAACACATTGATTATTACAACGCCCACGGCACGAGCACGACGATCAACGACCGGGTCGAGACCGACGCCGTCCGGCGCATCTTCGGCGATCGGGCGGCGACGCTGCCGGTCAGTTCGATCAAGGGGGCGATCGGCCACGCCCTCGGAGCCGCCCCGGCGATCGAGGCGGCGGTCTGCGTGCGAGCCCTTCGCGAGCAGGTCGTGCCACCGACCGTGAACTATCGCCCCGACCCGGAACTGGACCTCGATTACGTGCCCCATGAGGGTCGTCAGGTGCGGCTCGACCGCATCCTGTCGGCCTCGTTCGGATTCGGTGGAACGAATAACGCCCTGGTCTTCGGGAGAGGAACCGATGCCTGA
- a CDS encoding acyl carrier protein, translated as MPDTQMFDTVCALIRSVVKLDESVTITPQSSLVEDLGVDSLDLVSVFLEVQDAYGVAIDEDDLAGLITVGDLVGYVFDRQASQAA; from the coding sequence ATGCCTGATACTCAGATGTTCGACACGGTCTGCGCCTTGATTCGCTCCGTCGTGAAGCTCGACGAGTCGGTCACGATCACGCCCCAGTCGTCGCTGGTCGAGGACCTCGGGGTCGATTCGCTCGACCTCGTCAGCGTCTTCCTAGAGGTGCAAGACGCCTACGGGGTGGCGATCGACGAGGACGACCTGGCAGGGCTCATCACGGTGGGCGATCTGGTCGGCTACGTCTTCGATCGTCAGGCGTCTCAGGCGGCCTGA
- a CDS encoding lysophospholipid acyltransferase family protein, whose protein sequence is MGRRGVNTRKGILRATLPVLRWLPPRAALRTVDAIGRQEYRLVPSTRKRFDEAIRTHAAILGEDWDPSRIGPELSANQVRSRVRDMLLDDRTDEQLNDLFRVKGRDQLDEAVSQGRGVVLLGNHFGAHMLMAYWMIWQGYTWRMFGERPRSISKLMAAQFATEGPLGQSRLFVSRKANPAEAAGAILRAARVLREQIVLSIASDVRWPTPPNAPARFLGRSYAFSSTWVTLAAMSGAPVVPAYCLIEPDGTYSVEFEPSFTVPREAARDEALVAHWVQHGLTLIEDRVRRDPANSIDYFFWEEDEARPRPSGPPMAKAG, encoded by the coding sequence ATGGGGCGTCGTGGGGTCAATACACGCAAAGGGATCTTGCGGGCAACCTTGCCGGTCTTGCGGTGGCTGCCGCCCCGGGCGGCGCTGCGGACGGTGGATGCGATCGGCCGTCAGGAATACCGGCTGGTTCCGTCGACCCGTAAGCGGTTCGACGAGGCGATCCGGACCCACGCGGCCATCCTTGGCGAGGACTGGGACCCGTCCCGGATCGGCCCGGAGCTGTCGGCCAATCAGGTTCGGTCGCGCGTGCGAGACATGCTGCTCGACGACCGAACCGATGAGCAACTGAACGACCTGTTCCGCGTCAAGGGACGCGACCAGCTCGACGAAGCGGTCAGCCAGGGACGCGGCGTGGTCCTGCTCGGCAATCATTTTGGTGCGCACATGCTGATGGCGTACTGGATGATCTGGCAAGGGTACACCTGGCGGATGTTCGGCGAGCGGCCAAGGTCGATCTCGAAGCTGATGGCCGCGCAATTCGCCACTGAGGGGCCGCTCGGGCAGTCGCGTCTGTTTGTCTCCCGCAAGGCGAACCCGGCCGAGGCGGCCGGGGCAATCTTGCGGGCGGCCCGCGTCCTCCGCGAGCAGATCGTGCTGTCGATCGCCTCGGATGTCCGCTGGCCGACGCCCCCAAACGCCCCGGCGCGGTTTCTCGGACGCTCCTATGCGTTTTCGTCGACCTGGGTCACACTGGCGGCAATGTCCGGCGCTCCGGTCGTTCCGGCCTACTGCCTGATCGAACCCGACGGAACCTACTCCGTTGAGTTCGAACCATCGTTCACCGTGCCTCGGGAGGCGGCTCGGGATGAGGCGTTGGTCGCGCACTGGGTGCAGCATGGTCTGACCCTGATCGAGGATCGCGTCCGGCGCGACCCGGCAAACAGCATCGACTACTTCTTCTGGGAGGAGGACGAGGCCAGGCCCCGGCCTTCGGGACCGCCCATGGCAAAGGCGGGGTAA
- a CDS encoding aminotransferase-like domain-containing protein has product MKCALDNPGLISLAAGFVDPASLPIDPTRRAVDALLSDPARGRKALQYGTTIGDRSLRERLVRRLEQEEDALPGQFAHVIDRTVMTNGSQQLLYLVAEALLDPGDIVLVESPTYFVFMGLIEARGARVIGIETDDGGLSLPSLEETLLQLDEAGDLPRVKLIYTVSEHGNPTGLSLAGDRRAPLVELANRWSKSHQIYVLEDAAYRGLSFTGREPSSVWRHDEDGRCVILARTFSKSFSPGLKTGFGILPEALLDSVLNLKGDHDFGSNNFAQNVLEQVIADGSYDAQVAWLREVYRSKCEVLLGALEEHLGGVEGVSWTTPKGGLYIWLTVPEWLDTGKDGPLFSKALEHEVLYVPGSYAFPDEPGPVPTNHARLCFGVPNEEQLREGARRLAEALAACGERVA; this is encoded by the coding sequence ATGAAGTGCGCGTTGGACAATCCGGGCTTGATTTCGCTCGCCGCCGGATTCGTCGATCCCGCCTCCCTGCCGATTGACCCGACCCGAAGGGCCGTCGATGCGCTCTTGAGCGACCCGGCCCGAGGGCGCAAGGCGTTACAGTACGGCACGACGATCGGCGATCGGTCGCTCCGGGAACGGCTCGTCCGTCGCCTGGAGCAGGAGGAAGACGCACTTCCGGGCCAGTTCGCCCACGTCATCGACCGAACGGTCATGACCAACGGCTCGCAGCAACTGCTCTACCTCGTGGCCGAGGCATTGCTCGATCCGGGAGACATCGTCCTCGTCGAGTCACCGACCTACTTCGTCTTCATGGGATTGATCGAGGCCCGAGGCGCCCGAGTCATCGGGATCGAGACGGATGACGGGGGCCTGAGCCTTCCCTCCCTGGAGGAGACCCTCCTACAGCTCGACGAGGCGGGCGACCTGCCCCGCGTGAAGCTGATCTACACGGTCAGCGAGCACGGCAACCCAACCGGCCTGAGCCTGGCTGGTGATCGGCGTGCCCCGCTGGTTGAGCTGGCGAACCGCTGGTCCAAATCGCATCAAATCTACGTCCTGGAAGATGCCGCCTATCGCGGCCTGAGCTTCACGGGCCGCGAGCCGTCGAGCGTCTGGCGACACGACGAGGACGGCCGCTGCGTCATCCTGGCCCGAACCTTCAGCAAGAGCTTCAGCCCAGGGCTCAAAACGGGCTTCGGTATCTTGCCCGAAGCGCTCCTGGATTCGGTCCTGAACCTCAAAGGAGACCACGACTTCGGCTCGAACAACTTCGCGCAGAACGTGCTTGAGCAGGTCATCGCCGACGGCAGTTATGATGCCCAGGTGGCCTGGCTCCGCGAGGTCTATCGGTCGAAGTGCGAAGTCTTGCTCGGCGCCTTGGAGGAGCACCTCGGCGGAGTCGAGGGAGTCTCGTGGACAACGCCGAAGGGGGGCCTCTACATCTGGCTCACGGTGCCGGAGTGGCTCGACACGGGCAAGGATGGACCCTTGTTCTCGAAGGCGCTGGAACATGAGGTGCTTTACGTTCCGGGATCGTATGCCTTTCCGGACGAACCGGGACCGGTGCCAACGAACCACGCCCGGCTCTGCTTCGGCGTGCCGAACGAAGAACAGTTACGCGAGGGTGCGCGTCGCCTGGCCGAGGCCCTGGCGGCGTGCGGCGAACGGGTCGCGTGA
- a CDS encoding LptF/LptG family permease, producing MNGLLRRYAIGILPRYVMGQVAKSFILALLMLTSIFVLVVVVAKAAETGLGPREIAMMLPLAVPSTLPYTAPVALLFAVTVVYGRIASENEVLAIKASGQGAMTVMLPSFLFGTILSLGLIYMSNDLIPSATHQAKKALMSNIEEMFYRILKKERSFDNKGWPFKIEVRDVEDKVLLGARFSHRNRDPNAESPFDMHIYAERASIQFDKEGEKVVVVLEDAAMIGAARHRDFMLIDKERLELPMANRGDHFVGTVQELTTGQIIEEQAESLTRSVEERNRQSIAASLWIASGRPRLVNWTAIRETYKDALYWEQRYNKLETEKHMRVAIAFSPLFFVLIGVPVGIWRARGDFLSAFMVCFMPIILIYYPLTLVGVNLGKEGMLDPLLALWSGNLVLAILCGLVLRPVLRH from the coding sequence GTGAACGGATTGCTTCGCCGCTACGCGATCGGCATCCTGCCCCGATATGTCATGGGGCAGGTCGCCAAGTCGTTCATCCTGGCATTGTTGATGCTGACAAGCATCTTCGTGCTCGTGGTGGTCGTGGCCAAGGCGGCCGAGACGGGCCTCGGCCCTCGTGAAATCGCCATGATGCTGCCCCTGGCCGTTCCGAGTACCTTACCGTACACGGCGCCGGTGGCCCTGCTCTTCGCGGTGACGGTCGTCTACGGCCGAATCGCCTCGGAAAACGAGGTGCTGGCGATCAAGGCGTCGGGCCAGGGGGCGATGACGGTCATGCTGCCGTCGTTCCTCTTCGGCACGATCCTGAGCCTTGGCCTGATCTACATGAGCAACGACCTGATCCCCTCGGCCACGCATCAGGCCAAGAAGGCCCTGATGAGCAACATCGAGGAGATGTTCTATCGGATCTTGAAGAAGGAGCGATCGTTCGACAACAAAGGGTGGCCGTTCAAGATCGAGGTCCGAGACGTGGAAGACAAGGTCTTACTCGGGGCCCGCTTCTCACACCGCAACCGAGACCCGAACGCCGAATCTCCCTTTGATATGCACATTTACGCCGAACGTGCTTCGATTCAGTTCGACAAGGAGGGGGAGAAGGTCGTCGTCGTGCTTGAAGACGCCGCCATGATCGGTGCGGCCCGCCACCGCGACTTCATGCTCATCGACAAGGAACGGCTCGAACTTCCGATGGCCAACCGGGGCGATCACTTCGTCGGAACGGTGCAGGAACTGACCACCGGGCAGATCATCGAGGAACAGGCCGAGAGCCTGACCCGATCCGTCGAGGAACGCAACCGGCAGTCCATCGCCGCATCCCTCTGGATCGCCTCGGGACGGCCCAGGCTCGTCAACTGGACAGCAATCCGGGAAACGTACAAGGACGCGCTCTACTGGGAGCAGCGCTACAACAAACTCGAAACCGAGAAACACATGCGGGTGGCGATTGCCTTCAGCCCGTTGTTTTTCGTCTTGATCGGCGTGCCGGTGGGCATCTGGCGGGCCAGAGGCGACTTCCTCAGCGCCTTCATGGTCTGTTTCATGCCGATCATTCTGATCTACTATCCGCTGACCCTCGTCGGCGTCAACCTGGGGAAAGAGGGGATGCTCGATCCCCTGCTCGCCCTCTGGTCGGGAAACCTCGTGCTGGCGATCCTCTGCGGCCTCGTCTTGCGGCCCGTGCTGCGGCATTAA
- a CDS encoding LptF/LptG family permease, with product MLRILDRQRYWAFVKAYIICFVSLVGLIVVIDAFANLDEFAKVASGLGLFQKMGRFYLVRTSLFFDRLSGVIAMMAAVFTATWMQRNNELLAMLAAGIGTKRVIRPILVSACLVNALAVVNQEWIMPEVADELQKAPDDFDGRKIVHFHSREDRNGISVGASGQGDPNSQTVTKFHAFLPMPVIGSFGSIDAAEATYIPENHPTAPLTGGWLLRRARVSPPEAPIDPEILVELNAEEDLDAFPPSLDGLDDLGGRTLFLKSRVSFRAITRDHRQWFRYASTPELITALADPVNDPEKTEIAVYLHMRMLRPLMGMALLFLSLPLILGGEGRNTFINLGFSLGASAAYYATINVAQYLGSNGVLTPMIAAWGPLIVFGTIAASRWDLIKS from the coding sequence ATGCTGCGGATCCTGGACAGGCAGCGCTACTGGGCGTTCGTGAAGGCCTACATCATCTGCTTCGTCTCGCTCGTGGGCCTGATCGTTGTGATCGACGCCTTCGCGAACCTTGACGAGTTCGCCAAGGTCGCCAGCGGCCTCGGCCTGTTCCAGAAGATGGGCCGCTTCTACCTCGTGCGGACGAGCCTCTTCTTCGACCGGCTCAGCGGGGTCATCGCCATGATGGCCGCCGTCTTCACCGCCACCTGGATGCAACGCAACAACGAGCTGCTGGCCATGCTCGCCGCAGGAATCGGCACCAAGCGGGTGATCCGCCCGATTCTTGTATCGGCCTGCCTGGTCAATGCCTTGGCCGTCGTCAACCAGGAATGGATCATGCCCGAAGTCGCCGACGAGCTGCAAAAGGCTCCCGACGATTTCGACGGTCGAAAAATTGTTCATTTCCACAGCCGCGAAGACCGCAATGGCATTTCCGTCGGAGCAAGCGGCCAGGGTGATCCGAATTCGCAAACCGTGACCAAATTCCACGCCTTCTTACCAATGCCCGTCATCGGCTCGTTCGGCAGTATCGACGCAGCCGAAGCAACCTACATTCCCGAAAATCACCCGACCGCTCCTCTGACCGGCGGCTGGTTGCTGCGCCGGGCTCGGGTCAGCCCTCCTGAAGCACCCATCGACCCCGAAATCCTTGTCGAACTGAACGCAGAGGAAGACCTCGATGCGTTCCCGCCCTCGCTCGATGGCCTCGACGACCTGGGAGGGCGAACGCTGTTCCTGAAGTCTCGCGTGTCGTTCCGAGCGATTACAAGAGACCATCGCCAGTGGTTCCGCTACGCCTCGACCCCCGAGCTGATCACCGCCCTGGCCGACCCGGTGAACGATCCCGAAAAGACCGAAATCGCCGTTTATTTGCACATGCGAATGCTTCGTCCGTTAATGGGCATGGCCCTGCTCTTTCTCTCCTTGCCCTTGATCCTCGGCGGCGAGGGTCGAAATACCTTTATCAACCTTGGCTTCTCACTCGGCGCGTCGGCGGCCTATTACGCCACGATCAACGTCGCGCAGTATCTCGGCAGCAACGGCGTCTTGACGCCGATGATCGCCGCCTGGGGCCCGCTTATCGTCTTCGGAACGATCGCCGCGTCGCGATGGGATCTGATCAAATCCTGA
- a CDS encoding beta-ketoacyl-[acyl-carrier-protein] synthase family protein yields MRRVVITGIGIVAPNGVGRVSFSEAIAEGRSGVGPIESFDATGLPVRIAGEVKNFDVMPYLGEHKKNAKTMSRAVNFAVGAAGLAVEDAGLESDRLDPARFGVCMGTGITPMSLGELAAPMLSGVSNDGALDWKQFSIAQAESMFPLWLLKHLPNMAAAHLSILHQAMGPNNTIVTACAAGTQAVGEAFRLIGRGDADVMLAGGCDSRLDPLLIVAYQAMNALSRSTRTPTEVSRPFDGERDGFVLGEGAAVLVLESLQHARRRRAKIFAEVVGYGSSFDAYGITRPEPTGKGAALSIKAALKEGKTNPSDVDYINAHGTSTRLNDIMETNAVKQVFGHRSKTIPISSQKSMVGHLIGASGALEAAATAITLDRGVIPPTINQATPDPNCDLDYVPNTARETQVRVALSNSFGFGGQNASLVMARV; encoded by the coding sequence ATGCGCCGGGTGGTGATCACGGGAATCGGAATTGTGGCTCCGAACGGCGTCGGCCGCGTCTCGTTTAGCGAGGCGATTGCTGAGGGGCGTTCCGGGGTCGGCCCGATTGAGAGCTTTGACGCAACGGGGCTGCCGGTCCGGATTGCCGGCGAGGTCAAGAACTTCGATGTGATGCCCTATCTGGGGGAGCACAAGAAGAACGCCAAGACCATGAGCCGCGCCGTCAATTTCGCTGTCGGTGCCGCGGGCCTGGCGGTTGAAGACGCGGGTCTGGAGTCCGACCGTCTTGATCCGGCTCGATTTGGTGTGTGCATGGGAACGGGCATTACGCCCATGTCGCTGGGTGAGCTGGCGGCCCCGATGCTCTCAGGGGTGAGCAACGACGGTGCGCTGGACTGGAAGCAATTCTCGATCGCTCAGGCCGAGTCGATGTTCCCGCTCTGGCTCTTGAAGCACCTGCCGAACATGGCGGCGGCGCACCTGTCGATTTTGCATCAGGCGATGGGGCCGAACAACACGATCGTCACGGCCTGCGCCGCCGGCACCCAGGCCGTTGGCGAGGCCTTCCGGCTGATTGGCCGAGGAGACGCCGACGTGATGCTCGCCGGCGGCTGCGATAGCCGGCTCGATCCGCTCTTGATCGTCGCCTACCAGGCCATGAACGCCCTGAGCCGATCGACCCGGACACCGACCGAGGTCTCTCGCCCCTTCGACGGTGAGCGAGACGGCTTCGTCCTGGGCGAAGGGGCCGCGGTGCTCGTCCTCGAAAGCCTCCAGCATGCCCGTCGCCGGCGCGCGAAGATTTTTGCCGAGGTCGTCGGCTACGGGTCCTCGTTCGACGCCTACGGGATCACCCGGCCTGAGCCGACCGGCAAGGGGGCCGCGTTGTCGATCAAGGCCGCGTTGAAAGAAGGAAAGACCAACCCTTCGGACGTGGACTACATCAACGCCCACGGCACGAGCACCCGCTTGAACGACATCATGGAGACGAACGCCGTCAAGCAGGTGTTCGGCCACCGCTCGAAGACGATTCCAATCAGCTCGCAGAAGTCGATGGTCGGCCACCTGATCGGTGCCTCCGGCGCGCTGGAAGCCGCCGCAACGGCCATTACGCTCGATCGCGGGGTCATTCCTCCGACGATCAACCAGGCGACTCCCGATCCGAACTGCGACCTTGACTACGTGCCCAATACGGCCCGAGAGACTCAGGTGCGTGTTGCCCTGTCGAACAGCTTCGGCTTCGGCGGCCAGAACGCGTCACTTGTCATGGCTCGCGTCTGA
- a CDS encoding pyridoxal phosphate-dependent aminotransferase codes for MSLRLAERSRWVAPSATMAMAAEAARLKATGVEVFDFSLGEPDFPTPEHICQAAERAIRDGKTHYTPAAGIPELRAAVARHYASSVGLPVEPQHVIVSNGAKHSIHNALMALCGPGDEVIIPSPYWVSYAELVRLTGAEPIILETTEEEGFILSPERFLEAVTPRSKLLMLNSPSNPTGVVYPRSALEALADAVLTTEVGVISDEIYEELLYGDAEAHCFAGLRPGLADRTITISGVSKTYAMTGWRIGWAVAPPAVSKFMGALQSQETSNPCSISQWAALEAITGPKDPIRGMLAEFSKRRDYVIDRIKGLKNVSCIPPQGAFYAFMNVERHFGRTLGGEPITDSTSFCQAALRSVNVAMVMGSAFGAEGFARVSFATSIETLERGFDALGRFLDGE; via the coding sequence ATGTCCCTCCGCTTGGCGGAACGTTCCCGGTGGGTGGCCCCTTCGGCAACCATGGCAATGGCGGCCGAGGCGGCAAGGCTCAAGGCCACGGGGGTCGAGGTCTTCGACTTCTCGCTGGGAGAGCCCGATTTTCCAACGCCCGAGCACATCTGTCAGGCCGCCGAGCGGGCGATCCGAGACGGAAAAACCCATTACACCCCCGCCGCCGGAATTCCCGAGCTGCGGGCCGCCGTCGCAAGGCACTATGCGTCATCGGTCGGTTTGCCGGTCGAACCTCAGCATGTCATCGTCTCCAACGGCGCGAAGCATTCCATTCATAACGCCTTGATGGCCCTGTGCGGTCCGGGGGATGAGGTGATCATCCCCAGCCCCTACTGGGTCAGCTACGCCGAGCTGGTCCGCCTGACCGGCGCCGAGCCGATCATTCTGGAAACGACCGAGGAGGAGGGGTTCATTCTCTCTCCCGAGCGGTTCCTGGAGGCCGTGACGCCCCGATCGAAGCTCTTGATGCTCAACAGCCCGTCGAATCCGACGGGAGTGGTCTACCCTCGGTCGGCGCTGGAGGCCCTGGCCGACGCGGTCCTCACGACCGAGGTCGGCGTCATTTCCGACGAAATCTACGAGGAACTCCTGTACGGTGATGCCGAGGCCCATTGCTTCGCCGGCCTGAGGCCGGGCCTGGCCGACCGAACCATCACCATCTCCGGAGTGAGCAAGACCTATGCCATGACCGGCTGGCGGATCGGCTGGGCCGTGGCCCCTCCGGCAGTGTCGAAATTCATGGGAGCCTTGCAAAGCCAGGAGACGAGCAACCCCTGCTCCATCAGCCAGTGGGCGGCCCTGGAGGCGATCACCGGGCCGAAGGACCCGATCCGAGGGATGCTCGCCGAGTTCAGCAAGCGCCGCGATTACGTGATCGATCGCATCAAAGGGTTGAAGAACGTCTCCTGCATCCCGCCCCAGGGGGCCTTCTATGCGTTCATGAACGTCGAACGCCACTTCGGCCGGACCCTCGGCGGCGAGCCCATCACCGACTCGACCAGCTTCTGCCAGGCCGCGTTGCGATCGGTCAACGTGGCAATGGTCATGGGCTCGGCCTTCGGGGCTGAAGGGTTTGCCCGCGTCTCGTTCGCCACGAGCATAGAAACACTGGAACGCGGCTTCGACGCCCTCGGCCGATTCCTGGACGGCGAGTGA
- a CDS encoding DUF1559 family PulG-like putative transporter has protein sequence MEGRLASRRALTLIEILVVVAIIGILAGLVLPAVQAAREAARRAECANNLKQIGIALNAYESIWQKFPTGEGVGGYSYLVKILPHMGNVNIYNSINFTHYLANGIPSRGFGLSEGRQTTGLMKINSYLCTSGNVMGGSWGSLGAPTSYPGNQGRGWQKYGNKDGAIPLQGEHVGAQDFRDGLSSTVSVAEWALANDPHSRDKIGSVFTTSVPFSGSNQLERFARKCRSLNVKDAAFDNDKGRGWMVGGLGFTQYNHINRISGISCYNDWGAVTGAWTASSRHSGGINALYADGHVQFVRDSLSLTVWWALGSRSGGEIVPDH, from the coding sequence ATGGAAGGCCGTCTAGCATCGCGACGGGCTTTGACGCTAATCGAAATCTTGGTTGTTGTTGCCATTATTGGCATCCTAGCCGGGTTGGTTTTGCCAGCAGTCCAAGCTGCCCGAGAGGCAGCTCGCCGGGCAGAATGCGCGAACAACCTAAAGCAAATTGGGATAGCACTTAATGCCTATGAATCCATCTGGCAGAAGTTTCCAACCGGAGAAGGGGTTGGGGGATATTCATATCTTGTGAAAATACTTCCGCATATGGGAAATGTAAATATCTATAATAGTATAAATTTCACGCATTATCTTGCAAATGGAATTCCTTCGAGAGGGTTCGGCTTGTCTGAAGGGCGGCAGACCACAGGTCTGATGAAAATCAACTCATATCTTTGTACGTCTGGCAATGTTATGGGCGGTTCTTGGGGATCGCTTGGTGCCCCTACTAGCTATCCCGGCAACCAAGGAAGGGGTTGGCAGAAATACGGCAACAAAGACGGTGCAATCCCGCTACAGGGGGAACATGTTGGAGCACAAGACTTCAGAGACGGACTCAGTTCTACAGTATCTGTTGCGGAATGGGCTCTCGCTAACGATCCTCATTCAAGAGATAAGATAGGTTCAGTCTTTACAACATCAGTCCCCTTCAGTGGTTCAAATCAATTAGAAAGATTTGCTCGTAAGTGCAGATCATTAAATGTAAAAGATGCGGCTTTCGATAATGACAAGGGGAGAGGTTGGATGGTTGGAGGTCTTGGGTTTACCCAGTACAATCATATTAATCGTATAAGCGGAATTTCATGTTACAATGATTGGGGCGCGGTCACTGGTGCTTGGACGGCGTCCAGTCGCCACTCCGGGGGAATCAATGCCCTGTATGCTGACGGGCATGTGCAATTCGTCCGAGATTCCCTATCTCTCACTGTATGGTGGGCATTGGGTAGTCGCTCTGGCGGTGAAATCGTTCCGGATCACTAG